One genomic segment of Pleurodeles waltl isolate 20211129_DDA chromosome 11, aPleWal1.hap1.20221129, whole genome shotgun sequence includes these proteins:
- the LOC138265150 gene encoding putative nuclease HARBI1: MDLVRLLEPDLRPGIHHPNALMPTVQVLAILDFLASGSFQITVGWAAGMFQPMFSNVLNVLYALLKHIGSHTRFPQRDDLPTVKAAFYVVAHVPHVIGAIDGTHIVLVAPRRSEQVFRNHKIFYSTNVMVCLADLYIIQVTARSPGSVHDAYILWNSSIPHLTAPLQRDRAWLIGMYRVICVPLYSAYSTPSLRFTTVFNMPVTSVHTGDSGYPNKPCLLTPLRHLTTAAEDHFNEAHGRTLRVIKRTFGVLKARFRSLHLTGGALLYRAAKVCQIIVACCMSDNLAIRRHPLLDAEEGAAVPVADEGDMGSDEKDDEDAADSRAELI; this comes from the coding sequence atggatcttgtgaggctgttggagccagatctgcggCCTGGAATCCATCATCCCAATGCCCTCatgcccacagtacaggtgttggcaatCCTCGACTTCCTTGCATCAGGGtccttccagattacagtgggctgggctgctggAATgttccagcccatgttcagtaacgtCTTGAACGTTCTATAtgccctactgaaacatattggcagcCATACAAGGTTCCCTCAacgtgacgatctgcccactgtgaaagcagcattCTACGTcgtggcacatgtgccacatgtgatcggggcaattgatgggacccacattgtccTGGtggcacccaggaggagtgaacaggtgtttaggaatcataaaatcttctactcaaccaatgttatggtatgtctcgcagacctctacatcatTCAAGTGACTGCCCGTtccccagggtcagtgcatgatgcctacatactgtggaacagcagcatcccacacctgacggcaccactgcaaagggatcgtgcctggctcatcggtatgtatcgtgtcatatgtgtgcctctgtattctgcataCTCTACACCATCTCTCAGATTtactacagttttcaatatgcctgttacctctgtgcacacaggtgactctggttatcccaacaagCCATGTCTACTAACACCTCTCAGGCATCTGACTACAGCTGCAGaagaccatttcaatgaggcccatggtaggaccctacgggtaatcaaacgcacctttggagtgctgaaagccagatttaggagcctgcaccttactggaggggccctactgtacagagcagcaaaagtgtgccagatcattgtggcgtgCTGCATGTCAGACAATTTGGCTATCAGACGTcacccattactggatgctgaggagggtgcagctgtgccagtggctgatgaaggggacatggggagtgatgagaaggatgatgaggatgcagctgattccagagcagagctgatataa